The Gemmatimonadales bacterium DNA window CCTCCTGGCCCGGCACGTCGCCGAATCTCCAGCTCATCGAGGGCTATGCGGAGTACGCGGCGCCTGCCTGGACCATCGTGGCGGGACGGAAGCTGGTGTCCGGACGCCTCGGGGCCTACGGATTCGATGGCGGGCAACTGACGGGGCGGCTGGCGAGCGCCGGCCTGGCGCTCTCCGGGTACCTGGGACGGGGCCTGGCCCAGGGCTCCAACCTCTTCATCACCTCGAGCGAGGTGAATCCCCAGGAGGACTACCTGCCCGCAGAGAGCCCGGTGGTGGCGGGGCTGATCGGCACGTGGAACTCCCCCCATGCCGAGGTGAGCGCCGAGTATAGGCGGGAAGTGGACCAGACCACGAAGTACTTTGGGTCGGAGCGCGTGGCCGCCTCGGCGACGCTGCGGCTCTACGGGCACTACAGCGTCGTCGGCGGGGCCATCTATGACATGGCGAGCGGACTCTGGGGCAGCGCGGACGCCGCCCTCCGGTACGCCACGCCGAAGGTGGGGGTCGTGGCCGGCTACCGGCGGTACGCGCCCTTCTTTGAGCTGTGGACGGTCTGGGGAGCGTTCAGCCCGGTCCCGTACAACGCCATCTACGGGTCGGTGTCCTACCAGGCCACGAAGCGGCTCCAGATGCGCATCCGCGGCGAGACGTACCGGTTCGAGAATGCCGACGTGCTGACCCCCCTGGTCTCCATCGTCGATTCCGGGTGGCGGTTCTCCGTCGGCGGCACCTACCAGTTCTCGAACGCCTGGCAGGCGCAGCTCGGCTATGAAAATGAGCGAGGAACCGGGGCCGCCTCCAGCGGCTGGGACGGCAACGTCACCTTCTCGCCGAACGGCAAGTACTCGATCATGGTCTACGGCAACTCCCTCTCCCGGCCCCTCGAGTACCGCTGGGACCAGTCCGTGGTCCTGGTGTACGGGATGCAGGCCTCCGTCGTGGCGCGGGACAACGTGAGCGTGGCGTTCACCATGGCGCGGTACGACGAAAACCGTGAGCGGCCGGACGCGGCGTCATTCGAGTGGGACCAGATCCGGTTCGGGGCCAAGGTCATCATGACCTTCAGCTCGGCGGACCGGTTGCCGCTCCCCAAGGCCATCACCAACCGACCGGCGGGGTACTGAGATGCGTCGCATACTCGCACCCCTCGTGCTGGCACTCGCTGTGGCCGCGGCCCCCGCTGCCGCGCAGCAAGGTGATCAGTTCAACCACGCGCAGCACGCCAAGGTCTTTCCGACCTGCACCGGATGTCACGCCGGCGCCCTCGACGACTCCCGTCCGCTCTTGCCCTCGGCGCAGTCATGCGCCAACTGTCACGACGGCACCGTCGAGCGACGGGTGGACTGGCAGCCGCTGCCGCCGGCGGGGACCAACCTGCGGTTCACGCACGCGGAGCACCGGAAGGAAGTGCTCGCGAAGGCGGGACAGGATTCCACCCTGAGCTGCCAGGCCTGCCATACGCGGGAGGGGGCCTCTTGGATGACCGTCAGGCCGGCGGTCGTGCCCCAGTGCCTGGCCTGCCACGGTGTCAAGACGGCGCACCTGGCCGCGCCGGACACCGCGTGCGCCACCTGCCACCTCCCGCTCGCACAGGCGACCACGCTGACCATGGCGCAGGTGAAGGCATTCCCGGCGCCCCCGTCGCACGAGGCCCCTGGGTTCATGAGCGCCGACGGGCATGGTGCCCAGGCCGAGGCCGGCACGGGCCCGAAGACCTACCTCGTGGCACCGAGCTGCGCCACCTGTCACGCGCAGGAGTTCTGCTCCACCTGCCACGTGAACGCCCCGGAGACTCCGACCATCCAGGCGCTGTCCATGGATTCCCGGTCGCTGGCCATCCAGGTCAAGCTCGAAGCGCCCGCGACGCATGCGCAGGACAACTTCGTCCTGACCCACGGCAAGTCGGCCCGCAAGAGCACGGCGGCCTGCCAGACCTGCCACACGCAGGAGAGCTGCCTCACCTGCCACATCACCCCGCCGCGGGCCGTCGGCACGCTCTACGCGAGCGGGCCGGGACGCGGCGCGGGCGCCCAGGTGGAGCGGAGCCGGCCTGCCAGCCACATGGCGGACTTCAGCACGATCCACGCGACCCCGGCCAGCTCCAACCCGCAGTCGTGCGAGGGGTGTCACGCGCGTCCCCAGTGCCTCGACTGTCACCGCGGGACGCCGGAACGCACGCCGCAATACCACCCGCAGACCTTCCTCGAGCGTCATCCGGCGGCGGCCTATTCGCGGGAGACGAACTGCAGCGACTGCCACAACCCCGGCGCCTTCTGCCAGACTTGTCACGTGCAATCCGGGCTCGGCAGCCCGAAGGGCCCGCTGCAGGCGGGGTACCACGACGTCTTCCCCGGCTTCCTCCTGAACCACGGCCAGGCGGCCCGCCAGAGCCTCGAGACCTGCACCTCGTGCCATGTCGAGAAGGACTGCCTGACCTGCCACTCGGCGCTCTATGGACGGGGATTCAATCCGCACGGGCCCGGGTTCGACGGCGAGAAGCTCCGCTCGAAGAACCCGCAGATGTGCACGGTCTGCCACGGACTCAGGGTACCCAGCGCGAAGTAGGCGGAAGCGGACGAGCGGGGAAGCAAGAGAACGGCCCAAGGCATGGCTGCCCTGGGCCGTTGGTCCGTCTGCGCGGGTCGGCTCCGCGGTGCCGGGAGCTACTGGATCAGTATCTTGTTGGTCACGGCCGATGGCACCTTCGGCAGGTGAACCAGCAGCACCCCGTCCTGATAGGTGGCGGTGATTTGCTCGGTTACGACGGCAGCTGGCAGCCGGACCATCCGGTGAAATTCGCCCCATTCCCGCTCGGCGTGCAGGCAGCGCTCGGCCGGCTCCGCCACGGGAAGTTCGCGACGACCGCTCAGCGTCAGGAGTGTGCCGGCCAGCGTGATGTCGAGATTTTCCCGATGGACGCCGGGAATGTCCAACCGGACGACGTACGCCGCCTCGGTCTCGAGCAGATCGAAGGGAGGCAGCCAGGCCACCGTGTCCGCAGCCGGGGTCCGCAGCAGGGCCTCAGGGGAGAAGGTGTTGTGAAAGAGCCGATCGAACACCTGGTCGATATCGTTGCGCACCTTGGCCATGACGGGCGCGGCCTTCATGATTCTCATGCTTCCTCCTGATAGAGACCGTGCCACCACCATACCACCCAGGCGCTGAAGCCGGCGTGAAGCGGGGTTGAAACGATGGCCACGAAATTCGCGCAGGGGTTCTGGCGGCTCGCCGACCCGAAAATCTCGCTCGCCTCGGCCGCCGGAATACTGCTCGGGGCGTCCTCCGCGGCCGCTGCCGGGCCGATCGAGGCGGGCTGGCTCCTGATGACGGTGCTCGGCGTTTTTGCCGTCGAGGTGGCAAAGAACGCGTCTGGTGAGGTCTTCGACTGGGACTCCGGCACCGACCTGAAGGTGCGGGAGGAGGACCGAAGCCCGTTCTCAGGCGGCAAGCGCGTGCTCGTGGATGCGTTGCTCACGCGAGGACAGACCTGGGGCATCGCCATCGGGGGGTATCTCCTCGCCGCGATCGTGGGATTGACCATTGTCGGCTGGAGGGACGTCCGCGTCCTCTGGTTCGGGTTGGCCGGTGTGGCGCTGGCGTTCTTCTATCACGCGCCCCCATTTCGACTCAGCTACCGCGGCCTCGGCGAACTGGCGGTGGCCATCAGCTACGGCCCGCTGGTCTGCGCCGGTACCTATCTGGTCCAGCGCGGGACCATGCCGACCGGGATCGTCCTGCTGTCCCTGCCCCTTGGCATCCTCATCGCCGCCTTCCTCTGGATCAACGAGTTCCCCGACTACTCCGCCGACGCGCTGTCCGGCAAGCGGACCCTCGTGGTCCGTCTGGGCCGGCGAGCCGCCGCCTGGGGGTTCGTCTGGCTCGGGGTGGGTGCCGCCGTCGCAACGGCCCTCCTGCCCACGGCGGGCCTCCCGGCGACGGTCTGGCTCGGCGGCATCGGCGCGCTGCGCTACATCCCCGCCGCGCGGGCGCTGCTGGCAACCCCGGAGGACACCGCGGCCATCGTGCCGGCGCAGGTCATGACGCTGCAGGCGTTCCTGCTCTATTCCCTCGGCGCCTCGATCGGGATGCTGCTCGGCACGTGATCACGACAGGATAAGAAAGTTTCGCCGGCCGTTCACCATCACTTCACCCCCTTGTTCCTATCTTGTGGTCGTACCATCCACCAGGGGGCAGTATGAAAATCGCCAAGCTCAACCCGATCCTCGGCAACGTGGAGAAGATCGATCGGCTGTTCGATCCCTTCCTCACGGGGCCGCTCTTCCCCGAACTCACGACCAGGGGATTCGAGAACAACTGGGTACCGACACTGGACCTCGCCGAGAACGACAAGGCGTTCGTGGTCCGGCTCGAAGTCCCAGGGATGCCAAAGGAAAACCTGGACGTGAAACTGACCGGTGAAGTCCTGACCATCACCGGCCATCGCGAGGCCGCCAAGGAAGTTCCCGGCGAGAACTTCCTGTACAGGGAGCGGGAGACCGGCAAGTTTGTCCGGACCATCCGCCTGCCCGCGGCTGTGGTGGAGGGGAAGATCGAGGCGCACTACACCGACGGCATGCTGCATGTGACGCTGCCGAAGGCCGCACCGGAAGTGCGGAGCAAGATCACCATCAAGTAGGATGGTCGGCGCCTCGATGGACGAACGGCCCCGGGCACAGTGCCCGGGGCCGTTCTGATTTCAGCGCCCGCCGGCGAGGGTCAGGACTCGCGCCGACGACCGACGCGCAGCGCGCCCGGTCCGGAAAGCAGGAGGGAAAGGAGGGCGGCGATATAGAGGAGGTTCACCTCGACGCCGGGCATCCCAAAGACCGGGCCCTGCTCACCCATCCCCGTGATGTTGATGAAGTTGAAGCCGTTCGCGAGGTGCACCGTGAGCGCGGCGACGGCCATGTTCACGATCAGCAGCCCGGACGCGAGGGTCACGTACATCCCAAGCAGAATCGCGAGCGCGCCGACGACCTCGACGACACCCACTCCCCAGGCGGCGAGGCCAGGCAGCGGCACGCCAATACCGGCAAGCATCCCGGCGAATCCCGCATGCCCGGCCGCGGTGAGCTTCGGGAGCCCGTGAAAGAGGAAGCCAATGGCGAGCATCAGGCGAAGTGGTACGGGCGCCCAGGAAGCGCGAGCGTTCTGCATCGGTTCCTCCAGTCTCGGTCGAGGTCGAAAGCGGCACCGGTGCCACCTTCACATTAGTGTGATAACATCTAATGTTACACCTCATACCTTGCCCATGCAAGGGCCGCATGCACCGCCCGCTCCCACCCCGCCCGCCTCGACATCCGCTCCGCATCGGATGATGTCGGCGAAAACACCGTAAACTCTCTCCCCTCAAGGAATTGCGCGGTGTCTCGCCACACCCCGAGCGCAATCCCCGCGAGCCCCGCCGCGCCGAGCGCCGTCGTCTCTATCATGTCCGGCCGCTCGACAGGGGCGCCAAGCACGTCGGCCAGGAACTGCATCAGCCAGCCGTTGGCGCTGGCCCCGCCGTCCACCCGGAGGGGGCCCGGCGCGAGATGGGTGTCGCTCCGCATCAGTTCCACTAGTTCAGCACTGCTGAACGCCATCGCCTCGAGGGCCGCCCGGACCAGGTGCGCCCGGGTCGTCCCCCGCGAGAGTCCGGTGACCGTTCCCCGCGCCTCCGGCTCCCAGTGCGGCGAGCCGAGTCCCACGAACGCGGGGACGAAGTGGACGCCCCCAGTGTCCGCCACGCTCCGGGCGAGCGCCTCCGATTCGTCCGCTCGGGCCACCAGGCCGAGGCCGTCCCGCAGCCACTGGACGGCGGCGCCGGCAATGAAGACGCTCCCCTCCAGGGCGTAGGCCGGCTCCCCGCGGGGACCGCAGGCGGCGGTGGTCAGCAGGCCGTGGGACGAGTGGGGACGCTCTCCCCCGGCGTGCATCAGGAGAAACGTTCCGGTGCCATAGGTGTTCTTGGCGGTGCCTGCCGTGACGCACCCTTGGCCGAAAAGGGCCGACTGCTGGTCGCCCGCGATGCCGGCGATCGGCATGGCATAGCCGAAGTGCTGAGGGAGGGACTCCCCGGAGATGCCTCCCGAGGGGACGATGGTGGGCAACAGCGCCGGCGGCACCGTGAACAGTGCGAGGAGTTCGGGATCCCAGCCCCGCGATTCGAGGCCATAGAGCATGGTGCGCGAGGCGTTGGTGTGGTCGGTGACGTGCTTCGCCCCGCCGGTGAGCCGCGCCACGAGCCAGCTGTCCACCGTCCCCGCGGCCAGCTCCCCCCGCTCTGCACGGCGCCGGACATCACCATCCTTGAGCATCGACTCCAGCTTGGTGGCGGAGAAATAGGGATCGGGCACCAGGCCGGTTCGCTCCCGCAGCATCTCCGCGAGCCCGAGGGCGCGCAGCTCGGCGCAGCGTGGTGCGGTGCGGCGGTCCTGCCAGACGATGGCCCGCCCGATCGGCTCAAGCGTCTTGCGGTCCCACAGCAGGATCGTCTCCCGCTGGTTGGTGATGCCGAGACCGATGGGCCGTTCGCGTGACTGCGCGATGGCCTCCCGTCCGGCCTCCAGGGCGCCCTCCCAGAGGTCGCGAGGCTCGTGCTCGACCCACCCTGGTTGCGGGAAGTGCTGTGGCAGCTCGCGGTACCCGCGGCCGAGGACAGAACCATCCTGGTGGATGACAAGGGCCGTGGTTCCCGTGGTGCCGGCGTCGATGGCGAGGATAGAGGGCATGGGAGATGGCGGGGAAGCGGGGAAACAGGGACGTGGGTCAGCGCGTCGGGGCTGGTGCAATCCGAGGCGCCGGGCCAGCCCGGCGAGAAAGGAGGACTCCACTGACGATCAAGGCAGCGCCGCCGATCTGGATGGGCCGGGGGTGCTCGCCCAGGAGCGGCCAGGCCACCAGCATCGCAATCAGCGGGATCATCGAATTGAAGATGGCAGTCCGGCCGCTGCCGACCACCCGGACCGCATTGTTCCACAGCAGGTAAGCCACCACGATGGCCAGAAGGGTCGCGTACCAGACGCCGGTCCAGGCGCGGAGGCTCAAGCCTCGCCAGTCGAGATCGAGGAGGCCCGGGCCGCCCAGCAGGAGCAGCCCAGGGGCGCCGGTCGCCATCGTCCAGGCAGTCAGGCGGAGCGTCGAGATCCGGATGCGCATTGCCCTGACGCCGAGTGTGAAGAAGGCCCAGCAGAGCGTCGCCCCGAAAATCGCGAGATCCCCGCCAAGGCGACCAACACCGAGCTCCACCCCCTTGCCCGCCAGGATCAACGCCACGCCCGCAAACCCCAGTACACCGCCGGCCATGACCGGGCGCCGGAGCGCTTCGATGCCGGTGACGGCGCCGAGGAGCGCCACGATCAGTGGCGTGGTGGCGATGATCAGCGAGGCGTTTGCCACCGAGGTGTGGGTCAGCCCGTACATGAAGAACACCTGGTACAGAGTGTTGCTGAGCAGCCCCATCCAGACAAGGGTCCACCACGCCTCTCGGGGCAACGCGATCGACCCCTCCCGCCAGTAGAGCACGGCGAGCAGGATCACCGCGGCCAGGGAAAAGCGCAGCCCGGCAAAGCTCATCCCCGACATCTCACCGAGCGCCATCTTCATGAAGGAGAAGTTGGCGCCCCAGATGAGGACCACGAGCAGCATCGCCACTTCGGCGCGGGCTGCCTGGCGGGCGTCACTCACGCGCAGGCCGGGTCACGGTCGGACCTTCGGAACTCCGTTCGGACAGGCACGCGGGGCGTCATGGCATTAAAATGCTCTCGTTCCGTACCGTTGGCCACCGCCCCCAACCCGACCCCACTCATGCCCTACGAAACGCTCCTCCTCGACGTGCGCGACGGGATCGCCTTCCTGACCGTCAATCGCCCCGACAAGCTGAATGCCCTCAACGACGCCGTGATCGCCGAGCTGGACCGGGCGGTGGCACAGATCGAGGGAGACGACGCCGTCCGGGGTGTCATCCTGACCGGTGCCGGGCCCAAGGCGTTCGTAGCCGGCGCCGACATCGGCGAGCTGTCGACGCAGAACCAGATCACCGGCAAGGCGCGCGCGATGCGCGGCCAGGCGGTGTTCCGCCGGCTGGAACGGTGCGGCAAGCCGGTGGTGGCCGCGGTCAACGGCTTCGCGCTGGGCGGCGGGTGTGAGCTGGCGATGGCCTGCCACCTCCGAGTGGCCAGTGAGAACGCCAAGTTCGGGCAGCCGGAGGTGAAGCTCGGGATCGGTCCGGGCTACGGCGGGACGGTGCGGCTCCCGCGGCTGGTGGGCAAGGGACGCGCCCTGGATCTCCTGCTGACCGCGCGGATGGTTGGCGCCGAGGAGGCGCTGCAGATGGGTCTCGTGAACCGCGTCGTCCCCGCCGACAAGCTGATGGCCGAATCGGAGCAACTGCTGCGAGGCATCCTGGCCAATGGGCCACTCGCGGTCCGTCTCTGCATCGAGGCGGTGGACGCCGGCCTGGAAATGAGCCTCGACGAGGCGCTCCTGCTGGAAGCCAACCATTTCGGACTGCTTTCCTCGACCGACGACATGCGCGAGGGCATGAGCGCCTTCCTTGAGAAGCGTGCGGCGTCGTTCCGCGGCAGCTGAGCGACGTGCATCTCGACCGCATCATCCTGCGGGGGTTTCGGAACCTCCGCGATCTTGACCACCCCCTCCCACCGGAGGGGGTGGTGCTCCTTGGCCCCAACGCCCAGGGAAAGACGAACTTCCTGGAGGCGATCGGATACCCGGTGCTCTTCCGGGCCCTGCGCGGGGCAACGGACGCGGAAGTTTCCGGATTTGGCGGTCCGGGGTTTCGGATCGAGGCCGCATTCCATGACGGGGAGCGCAGTCGCTCGACCGAGGTGACCTACACCGTCGGCAACCGGAGGAAGCGCATCCTGCTGGATGGCGCGCCGGTGGCGCGCCTTTCGGAAGCGGTCGGCGCCTGGGTGGCGGTCGCGTTCCTCCCGAGGGATGTGGCGCTCGCGGGAGGGCCGGCAACCGAACGGCGGCAGTATCTCGACCGGATGCTTTCGCTGGCCTCCTCGGACTATCTCCGCGCACTGGCGCGGTACCGCGCGGCGCTGGCCCAGCGGAACGCGGCGTTGCGGCAGGGGCAGGAAGCGCTGGCTCGTGCCTTCGACGCCCCGCTGGCGGCGGCGGGGAGCGAGGTGACCGCCCTGCGCCTGCGCTGGGTTGCCGGCGCGGCCGCCCGGTTCGCGGAGGGGTTTGCCTCGCTGGGAGAGCATGGGCCCACTGGCCTGTCCTACCGGACCGACGCCACGCTCGCCGACCCTGCCGGCTGGACGGATGCGCTGCAGCGGGTCCGGACCCGCGATCTCGGCCGAGGGATGACCACCATCGGACCGCACCGTGACGACCTCATCCTGACGGTGGACGGCCGACCGCTCCGCGACTTCGGCTCGACGGGACAACTCCGCAGCGCGGCGGTGGCACTGCGGCTCCTCGAGCTCACGACCATCGAGGAGGCGCGCGGGGTACCGCCTGCCCTGCTCCTCGATGACGTGTTCGCCGAGCTGGATTCCGACCGTCAGGCGCGGTTGGCCGACCGACTGCTCGCCCAGCGGGTAGGCCAGGTGTTCATCACTGCCCCTCGGCGGGATGAACTCCCGGCCGGATTGAAGCTGCCGGTCTGGTCGGTGCACCAGGGTGTGGTGACGGAGGCGATGTGAAGAGGCAACCGGATCCTCCTGGCAAGAAGCGTCCCCTCACCCCGCTCGCGCAGGTGCTCGAGGAGTACCTGAAGTCGTCCGGGCTCGGGAAGGGTGTGGAGCGTGCCGAGGTGGTGCAGCGCTGGCCCGAGCTCGTCGGGCCGCAAATCGCGGCGGTCACCCAGGCCGAATCGGTCTCGCCCGACGGGGTGCTGCGGGTTCGCGTGGCGACCGCTCCGTGGGCGAGCGAACTGAGCCTGATGACGCCGCGGATCCTGGCCCGCGTCAACGCCGGCCGGGCAGGCCGGATCAACTCGATCCGGTGGATCGCGGGGCCGCTCGGCCGACGGGACTGAGGACGGGAGGCGATCTCCGTTCTTGGCCCCTGGCCGGAGCGCCACCGCGCGGGAACTTTCGGGCGACGCCGCGTGTTCACACCAGCACAGCCGATCCACCCGACAGACACCTGCCACCGCGGAGCGCGGCGTGACCATTCTGCGACTTGATGACCCCGGAACTCCGCCCTGGCCCGCGGTCCTCGAGTCGGCACCGATGCTGGTACTGTACAAGCACAGCCCCATCTGCATGACCTCGTCGGTGGCGCACTCAGAGATCCGGGCGCTCCACCAGTCGCTCCCGTCACTTCCGATCTACCTGGTCGACGTCATCCGGGACCGCGGACTGGCGCACCGGATCGCAGGTGACCTCCAGGTGCGGCACGAGTCGCCCCAGGTGTTGGTCATTCGTGACGGCCGGGTGGCGTGGCATACCTCCCACTTCGCGATCAAGGCCGGCGCCCTCCTCGCGCAGATCGAGCGTCTCCGGACGACGCACGACGCGGCCACGCTGGGCGCATCCTCAACCTGATGCCGCACACCTCGCGGGACCGTGGGTGCGAGGCCGTGATGCGCCAGCTCTGGGACTACCTCGATGCGGAGCTCACCCCGCAGCGCATGGAGCAGATCGGCGCCCACCTGGCGGTTTGCCAGCACTGTTTTCCGCAGTACCAGTTCGAGCGAAGTTTTCTCGATGCGCTGGCCGCCGCGCGGGCGGATCACCCCGCCATCGGGCAACTCCGGGACCGGGTCATGGCGGCCCTCCAGGAGGAGGGGCTGACAGGGGCCTAATAGGTTGACCCGCAATGGGTTACCGCCTATTTTTCAGGGCATCGTCGGACCCTGTTCCGGCCCACCCTGAACCAGGCTTCACACACATGGCAGACGAGCGACCGGCTGGACCGAAGGGGCAGGACTACGGCGCAGGTTCCATTCAGGTCTTGAAGGGGTTGGAAGCGGTCCGGAAGCGGCCCGCGATGTACATCGGGTCGACCGGCGAGAACGGTCTCCACCACCTCGTCTACGAAGTGGTGGACAACTCGATCGACGAGGCGCTGGCCGGCTTCTGCGATCAGGTCTCCGTCGTCATCAAGAAGGACAACGTCATTTCCGTGATCGACAACGGTCGCGGCATTCCGGTCGACATCCATCCCATCGAGAAGATCCCTGGCGTCGAACTCGCCCTGACGGTGCTCCACGCCGGCGGGAAGTTCGACAAGTCCACCTACAAGGTCTCCGGCGGGTTGCACGGCGTCGGCGTCTCGGTGGTCAACGCCCTCTCAGAACGGCTCGAGGTGGTGGTGGATCGCGACGGCAGCCGGCATCACATGGCGTTCGCCCGCGGCAAGACCACCAAGCCCCTCAGCGTCCTTGGCAAGGCCAAGGGGACCGGCACCACGGTCACCTTCAAGCCCGACCCCGAGATGTTCTCGGTCCTTGAGTTCAGCTACAACACGCTGGCCGACCGGCTTCGGCAGCTCTCCTTCCTGAACAAGGGCATCACCATCACCCTCCGCGACGAGCGGAAGGACGAGGTGCAGGAGGAGAAGTTCTTCGCGAAGGGCGGACTGGTACAGTTCGTCGAGTGGCTCAACCGGAACAAGAAGCCGCTGCACCCGAAGGTCATCGCCTTCTTCGCCGTCAAGGACGACATCGAGGTGGACGTTGCCCTCCAGTATCAGGACGGCTACAACGAAAGCACCTTCACCTTCGTCAACAACATCAACACCCACGAGGGCGGGACGCACCTCACCGGCTTCAAGTCGGCGCTGACCCGCACCGTCAACGAGGCCGCCAAGCGCGCGGGTGCGCTCAAGAAGGCCGACTTCACCCTCTCCGGCGACGACGTCCGCGAAGGGATGACCTGCGTGCTGCACGTGAAGGTCAAGGAGCCGCAGTTCGAGGGACAGACCAAGACGAAGCTCGGCAATTCCGAGGTCGAGGGCATCGTCCGCCAGATCGTCAACGAGCATCTCGGCGCCTACCTCGAGGAGCATCCGCCGGTCGTGCGCGCGATCCTCGACAAGGCGGTCAGCGCCGCGCTCGCCCGCGAGGCCGCCCGCAAGGCGCGCGACCTGGTCCGCAAGAAGTCGGGCCTCGAAAACGCCGTCCTGCCCGGGAAGCTGGCTGACTGCTCGCTCGACGACCCGACGCTGTGCGAGATCTACCTGGTGGAGGGCGATTCCGCCGGCGGCAGCGCCAAGCAGGGCCGCAACCGCGCGTTCCAGGCCATCCTGCCCCTTCGCGGCAAGATCCTGAATGTCGAGCGGGCGCGGATCGACAAGATCCTCAGCAACGAAGAAATCCGGGCGATGATCACCGCCATCGGCGCCGGGGTCCGCGAGGACTTCAAGCTGGAGGATGTGCGGTACAACAAGATCATCCTGATGACCGACGCCGACGTGGACGGCGCCCACATCCGGACACTCCTGCTGACCTTCTTCTTCCGGCAGATGCCGGAGCTGATCGACGCCGGGTTTGTCTACATCGCGCAGCCGCCCCTCTACCGGGTGGCCAAGGGCAAGGAAGAGTACTACGCGTACAACGAGGCCGAGAAGGATGAATACGCGAAGCGACTGGGCGCCGACGAGGGCAAGACCGGCATCATGATCCAGCGCTACAAGGGCCTCGGCGAAATGAATCCCGAGCAGCTCTGGAGCACCACCATGGACCCCGAGAAGCGCACGGTCCTGAGGGTGACGCTCGACGATGCGGTGGAGGCCAACAACCTCTTCGAGGAACTGATGGGCGACGAGGTCGAGCCGCGCCGCGCCTTCATCGAGCGCAACGCCCACTACGTGACGC harbors:
- a CDS encoding DUF721 domain-containing protein gives rise to the protein MKRQPDPPGKKRPLTPLAQVLEEYLKSSGLGKGVERAEVVQRWPELVGPQIAAVTQAESVSPDGVLRVRVATAPWASELSLMTPRILARVNAGRAGRINSIRWIAGPLGRRD
- the ytxJ gene encoding bacillithiol system redox-active protein YtxJ, with the protein product MTILRLDDPGTPPWPAVLESAPMLVLYKHSPICMTSSVAHSEIRALHQSLPSLPIYLVDVIRDRGLAHRIAGDLQVRHESPQVLVIRDGRVAWHTSHFAIKAGALLAQIERLRTTHDAATLGASST
- a CDS encoding zf-HC2 domain-containing protein; this encodes MRQLWDYLDAELTPQRMEQIGAHLAVCQHCFPQYQFERSFLDALAAARADHPAIGQLRDRVMAALQEEGLTGA
- the gyrB gene encoding DNA topoisomerase (ATP-hydrolyzing) subunit B; the protein is MADERPAGPKGQDYGAGSIQVLKGLEAVRKRPAMYIGSTGENGLHHLVYEVVDNSIDEALAGFCDQVSVVIKKDNVISVIDNGRGIPVDIHPIEKIPGVELALTVLHAGGKFDKSTYKVSGGLHGVGVSVVNALSERLEVVVDRDGSRHHMAFARGKTTKPLSVLGKAKGTGTTVTFKPDPEMFSVLEFSYNTLADRLRQLSFLNKGITITLRDERKDEVQEEKFFAKGGLVQFVEWLNRNKKPLHPKVIAFFAVKDDIEVDVALQYQDGYNESTFTFVNNINTHEGGTHLTGFKSALTRTVNEAAKRAGALKKADFTLSGDDVREGMTCVLHVKVKEPQFEGQTKTKLGNSEVEGIVRQIVNEHLGAYLEEHPPVVRAILDKAVSAALAREAARKARDLVRKKSGLENAVLPGKLADCSLDDPTLCEIYLVEGDSAGGSAKQGRNRAFQAILPLRGKILNVERARIDKILSNEEIRAMITAIGAGVREDFKLEDVRYNKIILMTDADVDGAHIRTLLLTFFFRQMPELIDAGFVYIAQPPLYRVAKGKEEYYAYNEAEKDEYAKRLGADEGKTGIMIQRYKGLGEMNPEQLWSTTMDPEKRTVLRVTLDDAVEANNLFEELMGDEVEPRRAFIERNAHYVTHLDV